A window of Callospermophilus lateralis isolate mCalLat2 unplaced genomic scaffold, mCalLat2.hap1 Scaffold_286, whole genome shotgun sequence contains these coding sequences:
- the LOC143388136 gene encoding chromodomain-helicase-DNA-binding protein 7-like gives MGHCQDLCLHLRIQIIVNFLQEDAEVTKAFEEDIETPPIRNIPSPGQLDPDTRIPVINLEDGTRLVGEDAPKNKDLVEWLKLHPTYTVDMPSYVPKNTDVLFSSFQKPKQKRHRCRNPNKLDINTLTGEERVPVVNKRNGKKMGGAMAPPMKDLPRWLEENPEFAVAPDWTDIVKQSGFVPESMFDRLLTGPVVRGEGASRRGRRPKSEIARAAAAAAAVASTSGINPLLVNSLFAGMDLTSLQNLQNLQSLQLAGLMGFPPGLATAATAGGDAKNPAAVLNLMLPGMAGLPNVFGLGGLLNSPLSAATGNTTTVSSQGEPEDGTSKGEEKGKEKEDENKDSEKSTDAVSATDSANGSVGAATAPAGLPSNPLAFNPFLLSTMAPGLFYPSMFLPPGLGGLTLPGFPALAGLQNAVGSSEEKAADKAEGGPFKDAENLEGSDAEESLDKTAESSVLEDETAQGEELDSLDGGDEIENNENDE, from the exons ATGGGACATTGTCAGGATCTCTGTCTTCATCTGAGAATTCAGATCATTGTCAACTTTCTGCAGGAGGATGCTGAGGTGACCAAAGCttttgaagaagatatagaaactCCACCAATAAGAAACATTCCTTCTCCCGGACAGCTGGACCCAGACACGCGGATCCCTGTTATCAATCTAGAAGATGGGACAAGGCTGGTGGGGGAAGATGCTCCTAAAAATAAGGATTTAGTGGAATGGCTGAAGCTGCACCCTACTTACACTGTTGACATGCCAAGTTACGTACCA AAGAACACAGATGTGCTGTTTTCCTCGTTTCAGAAACCGAAACAGAAACGACATCGATGTCGAAATCCTAATAAATTGGATATAAACACTTTGACAGGAGAAGAAAgggtacctgttgtcaataagcgaAATGGGAAGAAG ATGGGTGGAGCTATGGCACCTCCAATGAAGGATCTACCCAGGTGGCTAGAAGAAAATCCTGAATTTGCAGTTGCTCCAGACTGGACTGATATAGTTAAGCAGTCT GGTTTTGTTCCCGAGTCCATGTTTGACCGCCTTCTCACTGGACCTGTGGTGAGGGGAGAAGGAGCAAGCAGAAGAGGAAGAAGGCCCAAGAGCGAAATTGCCCGAGCAGCTGCAGCCGCTGCTGCTGTCGCCTCCACGTCAGGGATCAATCCCTTGTTGGTGAACAGCCTGTTTGCTGGGATGGACCTGACGAGCCTGCAGAACCTCCAGAATCTCCAGTCCCTCCAGCTGGCGGGTCTCATGGGCTTCCCTCCAGGACTGGCGACAGCTGCCACCGCCGGAGGCGATGCTAAGAACCCTGCTGCCGTGCTGAACCTGATGCTGCCAGGAATGGCAGGCCTGCCCAACGTGTTCGGACTGGGCGGGCTGCTGAACAGCCCTCTCTCAGCTGCTACTGGAAACACCACTACTGTTTCTAGTCAAGGAGAACCGGAAGACGGCACTTCaaaaggagaagagaaaggaaaggagaagGAAGACGAGAACAAAGACTCTGAGAAAAGCACAGATGCTGTTTCAGCTACTGACTCTGCGAATGGATCTGTTGGTGCTGCTACTGCCCCGGCCGGATTGCCCTCCAACCCGCTCGCCTTCAACCCTTTCCTCCTGTCCACCATGGCCCCAGGCCTCTTCTACCCATCCATGTTTCTACCTCCAGGACTGGGGGGATTGACGCTGCCTGGGTTCCCCGCATTGGCCGGACTCCAGAATGCCGTGGGTTCCAGTGAAGAAAAGGCTGCTGACAAGGCCGAGGGAGGCCCCTTTAAGGATGCAGAGAACCTGGAAGGCAGCGATGCGGAGGAGAGCCTGGACAAGACTGCGGAGTCCTCCGTCCTCGAAGACGAGACAGCACAGGGTGAAGAGCTCGACTCGCTCGATGGGGGGGACGAGATAGAAAACAATGAAAATGATGAATAA